The Rhodococcus sp. X156 genome window below encodes:
- a CDS encoding WhiB family transcriptional regulator codes for MDMLFAADPGAGDLDEQWQERALCSQTDPEAFFPEKGGSTREAKRICTGCEVRDECLEYALAHDERFGIWGGLSERERRRLKRSAV; via the coding sequence ATGGACATGCTCTTCGCTGCCGACCCGGGGGCTGGGGATCTCGACGAGCAGTGGCAGGAGCGGGCCCTGTGCTCGCAGACCGACCCCGAGGCGTTCTTCCCCGAGAAGGGTGGCTCCACCCGCGAGGCGAAGCGGATCTGCACCGGGTGCGAGGTTCGCGACGAGTGCCTGGAGTACGCCCTGGCCCACGACGAGCGGTTCGGCATCTGGGGTGGACTGTCCGAGCGTGAGCGTCGCCGGTTGAAGCGCAGCGCAGTCTGA
- a CDS encoding DUF3499 domain-containing protein, which translates to MRSTRRCSRPGCTSSAVATLTYVYSDSTAVVGPLATNDEPHSYDLCETHATRLTVPRDWEVVRHVGGFAAQGPDDDDLTALAEAVREAGRSGSAPQPRSGEARGSDTGGRSEQHPSAEATTGRRGHLRVLPDPND; encoded by the coding sequence GTGAGGTCAACACGTCGGTGTTCCCGGCCCGGGTGCACAAGTTCCGCAGTCGCGACGCTGACGTATGTCTACTCCGACTCCACCGCTGTCGTCGGGCCGCTGGCCACCAACGACGAGCCGCACTCCTACGACCTGTGCGAGACCCACGCCACGCGGCTCACCGTGCCGCGCGACTGGGAGGTCGTCCGCCACGTCGGCGGCTTCGCCGCGCAGGGCCCGGACGACGACGACCTCACCGCGCTGGCTGAGGCCGTGCGCGAGGCCGGCCGCTCCGGCTCCGCCCCGCAGCCCCGCTCGGGGGAGGCGCGCGGTTCCGACACCGGCGGCCGCTCGGAGCAGCACCCCAGCGCCGAGGCCACCACCGGGCGCCGTGGGCACCTGCGCGTCCTGCCCGACCCCAACGACTGA
- the cofD gene encoding 2-phospho-L-lactate transferase, producing MKVTVLVGGVGGARFLQGVETLLGLEAGPGGSGDAAGGDARHEVTALVNVGDDVWMHGLRICPDLDTCMYTLGGGVDVERGWGQHDESWTVKEELAAYGADPDWFGLGDRDIATHLVRTRMLRAGYPLSAVTEALCTRWKSSIRLLPVTDDRCETHVVVDDPTDGETRAVHFQEWWVRYRAQVPTHSFVQVGAEQATPAPGVLEAIETADAVLIAPSNPVVSVGAALAVPGLRAALRTTRAKVVGISPIVADRPLRGMADTCLSVVGVDTTAEAVGRHYGARSAAGLLDGWLIAEGESADVPGVAVRAAPLLMTDRAATAEMARAALELAGVSL from the coding sequence GTGAAGGTGACGGTACTGGTGGGCGGGGTCGGCGGAGCACGCTTCCTGCAGGGTGTGGAGACGCTGCTCGGGCTGGAGGCCGGCCCGGGAGGCAGCGGGGATGCAGCCGGCGGCGACGCCCGGCACGAGGTGACGGCGCTGGTGAACGTCGGCGACGACGTCTGGATGCACGGCCTGCGGATCTGCCCCGACCTGGACACCTGCATGTACACCCTGGGCGGCGGAGTGGACGTGGAGCGCGGCTGGGGCCAGCACGACGAGTCCTGGACGGTCAAGGAGGAGCTGGCCGCCTACGGCGCCGACCCCGACTGGTTCGGCCTGGGCGACCGCGACATCGCCACCCACCTGGTGCGCACCCGGATGCTGCGCGCCGGCTACCCGCTGTCGGCGGTGACCGAGGCGCTGTGCACCCGGTGGAAGTCCAGCATCCGGCTGCTGCCGGTCACCGACGACCGCTGCGAGACCCACGTGGTGGTGGACGACCCCACCGACGGAGAAACCCGCGCCGTCCACTTCCAGGAGTGGTGGGTGCGCTACCGCGCCCAGGTCCCCACCCACTCCTTCGTCCAGGTGGGCGCCGAGCAGGCCACCCCCGCCCCGGGAGTGCTCGAGGCGATCGAGACCGCCGACGCGGTGCTGATCGCCCCGTCCAACCCGGTGGTCAGCGTGGGAGCCGCGCTCGCCGTGCCGGGACTGCGCGCTGCGCTGCGCACCACCAGGGCCAAGGTGGTGGGCATCTCCCCGATCGTGGCCGACCGACCGCTGCGCGGCATGGCCGACACCTGCCTGTCCGTGGTGGGGGTGGACACCACCGCCGAGGCCGTGGGCCGGCACTACGGCGCGCGCTCGGCGGCCGGGCTGCTGGACGGCTGGCTGATCGCCGAGGGCGAGTCTGCGGACGTGCCCGGCGTGGCGGTGCGGGCCGCACCGCTGCTGATGACCGACCGGGCCGCCACCGCCGAGATGGCCCGAGCCGCGCTCGAGCTGGCCGGCGTCTCGCTGTGA
- a CDS encoding coenzyme F420-0:L-glutamate ligase — MTSSVVDHAGPGELRLLPVPGLPEFRPGDDLAAALAAAAPWLVDGDVVVVTSKVLSKVEGRLVPAPTDPEERDELRRELVEAEAVRVLARRGRTLITQNRIGVVQAASGVDSSNVAVTELALLPVDPDASAARLRATLQELLGVTVAVVVTDTMGRAWRVGQTDAAIGSAGLRVLHPYAGGSDAHGNDLVVTEVAVADEIAAAADLVKGKLGGVPVAVLRGYSPVDDGSTAADLVRGGVDDMFSLGTAEALAQGRAEALLRRRSVRSFTDAPVDPAVLRRAVGAALTAPAPHHTAPVRFVWLRDPAARTRLLDAMAAAWRADLAADGLDQAAIERRVGRGSLLREAPEVVLPFAVPDGAHTYPDAARTAAEETMFTVAGGAAVQGLLVALAAAELGSCWIGSTIFTPELVRAELDLPADWRPLGAIAVGHPVQPLDVRPGKDPDAALVLR; from the coding sequence GTGACCTCCTCGGTCGTCGACCACGCGGGACCCGGCGAGCTGCGGCTGCTGCCGGTGCCCGGGCTGCCCGAGTTCCGGCCCGGCGACGACCTGGCTGCCGCGCTCGCCGCGGCCGCACCGTGGCTGGTGGACGGCGACGTGGTGGTGGTGACCAGCAAGGTGCTCTCCAAGGTGGAGGGGCGCCTGGTGCCGGCACCCACCGACCCCGAGGAGCGCGACGAGCTGCGCCGGGAGCTGGTGGAGGCCGAGGCCGTGCGGGTGCTGGCGCGCCGCGGCCGGACGCTGATCACCCAGAACCGCATCGGCGTGGTGCAGGCGGCGTCCGGGGTGGACAGCTCCAACGTCGCCGTCACCGAGCTGGCGCTGCTGCCGGTGGACCCCGACGCCAGTGCCGCGCGGCTGCGCGCCACGCTCCAGGAGCTGCTCGGGGTGACGGTGGCCGTGGTGGTCACCGACACCATGGGCCGCGCCTGGCGGGTGGGCCAGACCGACGCCGCGATCGGCTCGGCCGGGCTGCGGGTGCTGCACCCCTACGCCGGGGGCAGCGACGCGCACGGCAACGACCTGGTGGTCACCGAGGTGGCGGTGGCCGACGAGATCGCCGCTGCCGCCGACCTGGTGAAGGGCAAGCTCGGCGGGGTGCCGGTGGCGGTGCTGCGCGGCTACTCCCCCGTCGACGACGGCTCCACCGCCGCGGACCTGGTGCGCGGCGGGGTGGACGACATGTTCTCCCTGGGCACCGCCGAGGCGCTGGCCCAGGGCCGGGCCGAGGCGCTGCTGCGGCGGCGCTCGGTGCGCAGCTTCACCGACGCGCCGGTGGACCCGGCCGTGCTGCGCCGAGCCGTCGGCGCGGCGCTGACCGCCCCCGCGCCGCACCACACGGCACCGGTGCGCTTCGTCTGGCTGCGCGACCCGGCTGCCCGCACCCGGCTGCTCGACGCGATGGCCGCGGCCTGGCGCGCCGACCTGGCCGCGGACGGCCTGGACCAAGCGGCGATCGAGCGGCGGGTGGGCCGCGGCTCGCTGCTGCGCGAGGCGCCGGAGGTGGTGCTGCCCTTCGCCGTGCCCGACGGCGCGCACACCTACCCTGACGCTGCTCGCACCGCCGCCGAGGAGACCATGTTCACCGTGGCCGGGGGCGCCGCCGTGCAGGGCCTGCTGGTGGCGCTGGCCGCGGCGGAGCTGGGCTCGTGCTGGATCGGCTCCACCATCTTCACCCCCGAGCTGGTTCGCGCCGAGCTGGACCTGCCCGCCGACTGGCGCCCGCTCGGGGCGATCGCGGTGGGCCACCCGGTGCAGCCGCTGGACGTGCGCCCGGGCAAGGACCCCGACGCCGCCCTGGTGCTGCGGTGA
- a CDS encoding phosphomannomutase/phosphoglucomutase, whose product MADRTELLASVVKAYDVRGLVGEQLDAALVRELGAAFGRLVRDAGRVVVGQDMRASSPELAEAFAAGVVAQGLDVVHVGLASTDQLYFASGALDCPGAMFTASHNPATYNGIKMCRAGAKPIGQDTGLAQIRAEAAQQVPDLDVAPGTVSHQDVLADYAAHLHGLVDCSALRPMTVAVDAGNGMAGHTVPAVLGALPLQVQPLYFELDGTFPNHEANPLDPANLVDLQAHVLATSADLGLAFDGDADRCFVVDERGEPVSPSAVTALVAARTLAVQPGATIIYNLITSRAVPELVTELGGTAVRTRVGHSFIKQEMAERGAVFGGEHSAHYYFQDFWCADSGMLAALHVLAALGEQDRPLSELMAQYERYAASGEVNSTVSDAAAATAAVREAFADRAVSVDTLDGMTVDLADGAWFNLRASNTEPLLRLNVEAADATAVAALRDEVLAIVRG is encoded by the coding sequence CTGGCCGACCGGACCGAGCTGCTGGCGTCGGTGGTCAAGGCCTACGACGTGCGCGGCCTGGTCGGGGAGCAGCTCGACGCGGCCCTGGTGCGTGAGCTGGGCGCCGCCTTCGGACGGCTGGTGCGCGACGCCGGCCGCGTCGTCGTCGGCCAGGACATGCGGGCCTCCTCTCCCGAGCTGGCGGAGGCCTTCGCCGCCGGCGTGGTGGCGCAGGGCCTGGACGTGGTGCACGTCGGGCTCGCCTCCACCGACCAGCTCTACTTCGCCTCCGGGGCGCTGGACTGCCCGGGGGCCATGTTCACCGCCAGCCACAACCCGGCCACCTACAACGGCATCAAGATGTGTCGCGCGGGGGCCAAGCCCATCGGGCAGGACACCGGCCTGGCGCAGATCCGCGCCGAGGCCGCCCAGCAGGTGCCCGACCTGGACGTCGCGCCGGGCACCGTCAGCCACCAGGACGTGCTCGCCGACTATGCCGCGCACCTGCACGGGCTGGTCGACTGCTCCGCGCTGCGCCCCATGACGGTGGCCGTGGACGCGGGCAACGGCATGGCCGGGCACACCGTGCCCGCCGTGCTGGGCGCGCTCCCGCTGCAGGTGCAGCCGTTGTACTTCGAGCTCGACGGCACCTTCCCCAACCACGAGGCGAACCCGCTGGACCCGGCCAACCTGGTGGATTTGCAGGCCCACGTGCTGGCCACCTCGGCCGACCTCGGGCTGGCCTTCGACGGCGACGCTGACCGGTGCTTCGTGGTGGACGAGCGAGGCGAGCCCGTGTCCCCGTCCGCGGTGACCGCCCTGGTGGCCGCCCGCACCCTGGCGGTCCAGCCCGGTGCCACCATCATCTACAACCTGATCACCTCCCGGGCGGTGCCGGAGCTGGTCACCGAGCTGGGCGGCACCGCGGTGCGCACCCGGGTGGGGCACTCGTTCATCAAGCAGGAGATGGCTGAGCGCGGCGCCGTGTTCGGCGGCGAGCACTCCGCGCACTACTACTTCCAGGACTTCTGGTGCGCCGACTCCGGCATGCTGGCCGCGCTGCACGTGCTGGCCGCGCTCGGTGAGCAGGACCGCCCGCTGTCGGAGCTGATGGCCCAGTACGAGCGCTACGCCGCCTCCGGCGAGGTGAACTCCACCGTGTCCGACGCGGCCGCGGCCACCGCGGCCGTGCGCGAGGCCTTCGCCGACCGCGCCGTGTCGGTGGACACCCTCGACGGGATGACCGTGGACCTGGCCGACGGCGCCTGGTTCAACCTGCGCGCGTCCAACACCGAGCCGCTGCTGCGCCTGAACGTGGAGGCCGCCGACGCCACCGCGGTCGCTGCGCTGCGGGACGAGGTGCTCGCGATCGTGCGGGGGTGA
- a CDS encoding NUDIX hydrolase yields MSDLHAAAVAQLGAWLTPDPAQSALRHTMLAFLAAREDACQRSCAPGHLTGSALVLSHDSTQVLLTLHPKVGRWIQLGGHCEPGDATLAAAALREAQEESGLPALTIDPDVLHLDTHPITCSLGVPTRHLDVRFLVHAAPGAQIVRSSESVDLRWWPVDALPEGSEDDTVGELVRLALARVAAR; encoded by the coding sequence GTGAGCGACCTGCACGCCGCCGCCGTCGCCCAGCTCGGCGCCTGGCTCACCCCCGACCCGGCCCAGAGCGCCCTGCGGCACACCATGCTCGCGTTCCTGGCCGCGCGCGAGGACGCCTGCCAGCGCTCCTGCGCCCCGGGCCACCTCACCGGCTCGGCCCTGGTGCTCAGCCACGACAGCACGCAGGTGCTGCTCACCCTGCACCCCAAGGTGGGCCGCTGGATCCAGCTGGGCGGGCACTGCGAGCCGGGCGACGCCACCCTGGCCGCGGCTGCCCTGCGCGAGGCGCAGGAGGAGTCCGGGCTGCCGGCGCTGACCATCGACCCGGACGTGCTGCACCTGGACACCCACCCGATCACCTGCTCGCTGGGGGTGCCCACCCGCCACCTGGACGTCCGCTTCCTGGTGCACGCCGCGCCCGGTGCGCAGATCGTGCGCAGCTCGGAGTCGGTGGACCTGCGCTGGTGGCCGGTGGACGCGCTGCCGGAAGGCTCCGAGGACGACACGGTGGGCGAGCTGGTGCGCCTGGCTCTGGCCCGGGTCGCCGCCCGCTAG
- a CDS encoding DNA-3-methyladenine glycosylase 2 family protein, translating into MTVTTTAPVWQWRPDFVVDLAAALRPLRRGRGDPSQRQVGPVHWRASTTPDGAASVAVAVRADGSVRAQAWGPGADWALHQLPALLGADDDPRDFTSHHDRVAAARHRLPHLRLGATGVVWDVLLAAVLEQKVTCAEAFRSWRELVWRFGTAAPGPAPEGLRVPPTPEAVLAVPDWEWHRAGVDLQRRRTLLAAASVAHRLPHAVELGGRAGRDWLRLLPGVGEWTAAEVAQRAWGDPDAVSFGDFHLATIVGWALAGQPVDDDRMAQLLAPYAPQRHRAVCYLLASGAPRPRFGPRLSPRNFRSC; encoded by the coding sequence ATGACCGTCACCACCACCGCGCCGGTGTGGCAGTGGCGCCCGGACTTCGTGGTCGACCTCGCGGCCGCCCTGCGCCCGCTGCGCCGCGGCCGGGGTGACCCCAGCCAGCGCCAGGTGGGGCCGGTGCACTGGCGGGCCAGCACCACCCCGGACGGGGCGGCGTCGGTGGCGGTGGCCGTACGGGCCGACGGCTCGGTGCGCGCCCAGGCGTGGGGGCCCGGGGCCGACTGGGCCCTGCACCAGCTGCCCGCGCTGCTGGGTGCCGACGACGACCCCCGCGACTTCACCAGCCACCACGACCGGGTGGCTGCCGCCCGCCACCGGCTGCCGCACCTGCGCCTGGGTGCCACCGGTGTGGTCTGGGACGTGCTGCTGGCCGCGGTGCTGGAGCAGAAGGTGACCTGCGCGGAGGCGTTCCGCTCCTGGCGGGAGCTGGTGTGGCGCTTCGGCACGGCCGCCCCGGGCCCAGCACCGGAGGGGCTGCGGGTGCCGCCCACGCCGGAGGCCGTGCTGGCCGTGCCCGACTGGGAGTGGCACCGCGCCGGGGTGGACCTGCAGCGCCGCCGGACGCTGCTCGCCGCCGCCTCGGTGGCCCACCGGCTGCCGCACGCGGTGGAGCTGGGCGGCCGCGCCGGCCGCGACTGGCTGCGCCTGCTGCCCGGGGTGGGGGAGTGGACCGCCGCCGAGGTCGCCCAGCGCGCCTGGGGCGACCCGGACGCGGTGAGCTTCGGCGACTTCCACCTGGCCACCATCGTCGGCTGGGCCCTGGCCGGGCAGCCGGTGGACGACGACAGGATGGCGCAGCTGCTGGCGCCCTACGCCCCGCAGCGCCACCGCGCGGTGTGCTACCTGTTGGCCAGCGGAGCGCCGCGGCCGCGCTTCGGCCCCCGGCTGAGCCCGCGCAACTTTCGCAGCTGCTGA
- a CDS encoding NDP-sugar synthase, with amino-acid sequence MAPQETDAVILVGGKGTRLRPLTMSAPKPMLPTAGLPFLAHLLSRIRAAGMQHVVLGTSFEAQVFSDYFGDGSSVGLEIEYVHEVQPLGTGGGIRNVASALRHDTVMVFNGDVLGGTDLRKVLDTHRANRADVTLHLVQVSDARAFGCVPTDDDGRVTAFLEKTPDPPTNQINAGCYVFNREIIEAIPAGRAVSVEREIFPALLNDGARVFGHVDSAYWRDMGTPEDFVRGSADLVRGIAPSAALPGTPGESLVLPGARVDPTAMLVGGTVVGRDAVVGAGARLDGAVLFDGAVVDAGAVVERSIVGFGARIGARALVRDGVIGDDAVIGVRCELLRGARVWPKVEIPEGGIRFSTDV; translated from the coding sequence ATGGCACCGCAGGAGACCGACGCCGTCATCTTGGTGGGCGGCAAGGGCACCCGGCTCCGACCGCTCACCATGTCTGCGCCCAAGCCGATGCTGCCCACCGCCGGGCTGCCCTTCCTGGCGCACCTGCTCTCCCGCATCAGGGCCGCCGGGATGCAGCACGTGGTGCTGGGCACCTCCTTCGAGGCGCAGGTGTTCTCCGACTACTTCGGCGACGGCTCCTCGGTGGGCCTGGAGATCGAGTACGTCCACGAGGTGCAGCCGCTGGGCACCGGCGGAGGCATCCGCAACGTCGCCTCCGCGCTGCGCCACGACACCGTCATGGTCTTCAACGGCGACGTGCTGGGCGGCACCGACCTGCGCAAGGTGCTCGACACCCACCGGGCCAACCGCGCCGACGTCACGCTGCACCTGGTGCAGGTCTCCGACGCCCGCGCGTTCGGCTGCGTGCCCACCGACGACGACGGCCGGGTCACCGCCTTCCTGGAGAAGACGCCCGACCCGCCAACCAACCAGATCAACGCCGGCTGCTACGTGTTCAACCGCGAGATCATCGAGGCCATCCCGGCCGGGCGCGCGGTGTCGGTGGAGCGGGAGATCTTCCCCGCGCTGCTCAACGACGGGGCACGGGTGTTCGGCCACGTCGACTCCGCGTACTGGCGCGACATGGGCACCCCCGAGGACTTCGTCCGGGGCTCGGCCGACCTGGTTCGCGGCATCGCCCCCTCGGCCGCCCTGCCGGGCACGCCAGGGGAGTCGCTGGTGCTGCCCGGCGCCCGGGTCGACCCCACCGCGATGCTCGTCGGTGGCACCGTGGTGGGCCGCGACGCCGTGGTCGGCGCCGGTGCGCGGCTGGACGGCGCCGTGCTCTTCGACGGTGCCGTGGTGGACGCCGGTGCCGTGGTGGAGCGCTCCATCGTGGGCTTCGGTGCCCGCATCGGCGCCCGTGCCCTGGTGCGCGACGGCGTGATCGGTGACGACGCCGTGATCGGCGTGCGCTGCGAGCTGCTCCGTGGGGCTCGCGTGTGGCCCAAGGTGGAGATCCCCGAGGGCGGCATCCGGTTCTCCACCGACGTGTGA
- the manA gene encoding mannose-6-phosphate isomerase, class I: MHELLGVVRHYAWGSRTALAELTGRPAPAPHPEAELWLGAHPADPATVRRADGQELSLLAAIEAEPEVQLGAACCARFGGTLPFLFKVLAADEPLSLQAHPSAEQAREGYEREEQRRVPQGSQERNYRDPSHKPELLCALTTFHALAGFRRVDRTIELLTAMRCPELDTYLGLLAGQPDSHGLRAVLTTWITLPVQVLESLLPAVLSSLTKLVAEDGDFVLEAQTTLELGERYPGDAGVLASLLLNRVVLKPGEAIYLPAGNLHAYLSGVGVEVMANSDNVLRGGLTPKHVDVPELLRVLDFAHGDMPVLSGTPWSGGPASQGAAELGYPTPTEEFALSRVELPAGDRLTLGRGSPQVLLCTVGQARLSTADGAELTVDKGGSVWLPATGAAVSVVAGDDGAQLFRVRDGLTTDEAPTGA, encoded by the coding sequence GTGCACGAGCTGCTAGGGGTGGTGCGGCACTACGCGTGGGGATCGCGCACCGCCCTCGCCGAGCTGACTGGCCGTCCGGCGCCGGCGCCGCACCCGGAGGCCGAGCTGTGGCTGGGCGCGCACCCTGCCGACCCCGCCACCGTGCGCCGCGCCGACGGCCAGGAGCTCTCGCTGCTCGCCGCGATCGAGGCCGAGCCCGAGGTCCAGCTGGGGGCAGCGTGCTGCGCGCGCTTCGGCGGCACGCTGCCGTTCCTGTTCAAGGTGCTCGCGGCCGACGAGCCGCTGTCGCTGCAGGCCCACCCCAGCGCCGAGCAGGCGCGGGAGGGCTACGAGCGGGAGGAGCAGCGCCGCGTGCCGCAGGGCTCGCAGGAGCGCAACTACCGCGACCCCAGCCACAAGCCCGAGCTGCTCTGCGCCCTGACCACCTTCCACGCGCTGGCGGGCTTCCGCCGCGTCGACCGCACCATCGAGCTGCTCACCGCGATGCGCTGCCCCGAGCTGGACACCTACCTGGGCCTGCTCGCGGGGCAGCCGGACTCCCACGGCCTGCGGGCCGTGCTGACGACCTGGATCACCCTGCCGGTGCAGGTGCTGGAGTCGCTGCTGCCCGCGGTGCTGTCCAGCCTCACCAAGCTGGTGGCCGAGGACGGCGACTTCGTGCTGGAGGCGCAGACCACCCTCGAGCTGGGGGAGCGCTACCCGGGCGACGCGGGGGTGCTGGCCTCGCTGCTGCTGAACCGAGTGGTGCTGAAGCCGGGTGAGGCCATCTACCTGCCTGCCGGCAACCTGCACGCCTACCTCAGCGGGGTGGGGGTGGAGGTGATGGCCAACTCCGACAACGTGCTGCGCGGTGGCCTGACCCCCAAGCACGTGGACGTGCCCGAGCTGCTGCGGGTGCTCGACTTCGCCCACGGCGACATGCCGGTGCTCTCCGGCACCCCGTGGTCGGGGGGGCCGGCGAGCCAGGGCGCCGCCGAGCTGGGCTACCCCACCCCGACGGAGGAGTTTGCGCTCTCCCGCGTCGAGCTGCCCGCGGGCGACCGGCTGACGCTGGGCCGCGGCAGCCCCCAGGTGCTGCTGTGCACGGTCGGCCAGGCCCGGCTGAGCACCGCCGACGGCGCGGAGCTCACCGTGGACAAGGGCGGATCGGTGTGGCTGCCGGCCACCGGTGCGGCGGTGTCGGTGGTGGCAGGAGATGATGGCGCTCAGCTGTTTCGCGTGCGGGACGGCCTGACCACCGACGAGGCCCCCACCGGGGCCTGA
- a CDS encoding tobH protein: MTASGAAARALAPADLDDTERLLAADADGRLRGAASAGASVRAVAAAVAEGALARLQGASVRSVVLLAPRGPARHAAEWLQALCGDSSTVPVVVAAQAPRWVGALDVVVVLSDDPGDQQLAESVGRVVGRGAELVLAAPEEGLLAPAAAGRALLLPPRLPLPQGMGLFRFAAVGLAVLSALRVLAGPDLEALADELDAEAGRNQPGTEVFANPAKLLALRCAGHRLVVAAEHPAAVVLAGHVATSLLRNAAVVVGAAELAQVLLSRRHGPAAVATPVVDPIFHDPDIDGPLPEPPLRVLLLGTAEEETRLRALSESLPDVELVLGTLDDGPLRHHPAAELLLLAARCETAAVYLGLAS; encoded by the coding sequence ATGACCGCCTCCGGCGCCGCTGCTCGCGCGCTGGCTCCCGCCGACCTGGACGACACCGAGCGCCTGCTCGCTGCCGACGCCGACGGGCGCCTGCGAGGTGCGGCCTCGGCCGGGGCCTCCGTGCGGGCCGTCGCCGCCGCGGTGGCCGAGGGCGCCCTGGCCCGGCTGCAGGGCGCCAGCGTGCGCAGCGTGGTGCTGCTCGCCCCGCGCGGGCCCGCGCGCCACGCCGCGGAGTGGCTGCAGGCCCTGTGCGGTGACAGCAGCACCGTTCCCGTGGTGGTCGCCGCCCAGGCACCGCGCTGGGTGGGCGCGCTGGACGTGGTGGTGGTGCTCTCCGACGACCCCGGCGACCAGCAGCTGGCGGAGTCGGTGGGGCGCGTGGTGGGCCGAGGCGCCGAGCTGGTGCTCGCCGCACCCGAGGAGGGGCTGCTCGCCCCCGCAGCGGCAGGGCGCGCCCTGCTGCTGCCGCCCCGGCTCCCGCTGCCGCAGGGCATGGGGCTCTTCCGCTTCGCCGCGGTGGGCCTGGCCGTGCTGAGCGCGCTGCGCGTGCTGGCGGGCCCCGACCTGGAGGCCCTCGCCGACGAGCTCGACGCCGAGGCCGGCCGCAACCAGCCGGGCACCGAGGTGTTCGCCAACCCGGCCAAGCTGCTGGCGCTGCGCTGCGCCGGGCACCGCCTGGTGGTGGCGGCGGAGCACCCGGCGGCGGTGGTGCTGGCCGGTCACGTGGCCACCTCGCTGCTGCGCAACGCGGCCGTGGTGGTCGGTGCCGCCGAGCTGGCCCAGGTGCTGCTCTCGCGGCGCCACGGCCCGGCCGCGGTGGCGACTCCGGTGGTCGACCCGATCTTCCACGACCCGGACATCGACGGGCCCCTTCCCGAGCCGCCCCTGCGGGTGCTGCTGCTGGGCACCGCGGAGGAGGAGACGCGCCTGCGTGCGCTCAGCGAGTCGCTGCCGGACGTCGAGCTGGTGCTCGGCACGCTCGACGACGGCCCGCTGCGCCACCACCCAGCGGCAGAGCTGCTGCTGCTGGCCGCGCGGTGCGAGACGGCCGCGGTGTACCTGGGGCTGGCGAGCTGA
- a CDS encoding Trm112 family protein, translated as MAVSLDPQLMEILACPCPEHAPLRAGSATDPDADALTCTSCGRTFPVVDGIPVLLLDEALHPEPGQPRSADPATS; from the coding sequence ATGGCTGTTTCGCTTGACCCCCAGCTGATGGAGATCCTCGCCTGCCCCTGCCCGGAGCACGCCCCGCTGCGGGCCGGCTCGGCCACCGACCCCGACGCGGACGCGCTGACCTGCACCAGCTGTGGTCGCACGTTCCCGGTGGTCGACGGCATCCCGGTGCTGCTGCTGGACGAGGCGCTGCACCCCGAACCGGGCCAGCCCCGGTCGGCTGACCCCGCGACGTCATGA
- a CDS encoding metallopeptidase family protein, whose amino-acid sequence MASRPLPRVRRSARRAELRGRGVRGPILPTTVPAWRTRAERFDGLVLAALAPINQRWHEQLRSLDVAVDDVPPVRAVDIARVRRDDPAATSWPPEVIADAAVPLARLVQAGVDRRGDVTRARIVLFRRPLELRAKQPEELTDLIHEVLVEQVATYLGLDAATIDPDGEDEDEDPSDPPQD is encoded by the coding sequence ATGGCGTCCCGACCACTGCCGCGGGTGCGGCGCTCAGCGCGGCGAGCGGAGCTGCGCGGGCGTGGTGTGCGCGGCCCGATCCTGCCCACCACGGTCCCAGCCTGGCGCACCCGGGCCGAGCGCTTCGACGGGTTGGTGCTGGCGGCACTGGCGCCGATCAACCAGCGCTGGCACGAGCAGCTGCGCTCGCTGGACGTGGCGGTGGACGACGTTCCGCCGGTGCGCGCCGTGGACATCGCGCGAGTGCGTCGGGACGACCCGGCCGCCACCTCCTGGCCGCCGGAGGTGATCGCCGACGCGGCGGTGCCGCTGGCCCGGCTGGTGCAGGCCGGAGTGGACCGGCGCGGGGACGTGACGCGGGCCCGCATCGTGCTGTTCCGCCGGCCGCTGGAGCTGCGTGCCAAGCAGCCCGAGGAGCTCACCGACCTGATCCACGAGGTGCTCGTGGAGCAGGTGGCTACCTACCTCGGCCTCGACGCAGCGACCATCGACCCGGACGGCGAGGACGAGGACGAGGACCCGTCGGATCCCCCGCAGGACTGA